The following are encoded in a window of Impatiens glandulifera chromosome 5, dImpGla2.1, whole genome shotgun sequence genomic DNA:
- the LOC124938322 gene encoding cycloartenol-C-24-methyltransferase 1, translating to MSKSGALDLATGLGGKIDKDNVLSAVDKYEKYHGYYGGEEEERKANYTDMVNKYYDLVTSFYEYGWGESFHFAPRWKGESLRESIKRHEHFLALQLGLKPGQKVLDVGCGIGGPLREISKFSSTSVTGLNNNEYQIVRGKALNRAEGVEKTCDFVKADFMKMPFTDNTFDAVYAIEATCHAPDPVGCYKEIYRVLKPGQYFAAYEWCMTSSFDPNNEGHKKIKAEIELGNGLPDIRFTGQCLEALKKAGFEVVWEKDLVEDSALPWYLPLDKSHFSLSGFRLTAAGRFVTKNLVKALEYVGIAPKGSQRVQEFLEKAAEGLVEGGRKEIFTPLYFFVARKPHSEDSQ from the exons ATGTCCAAATCTGGGGCGCTTGATCTCGCTACTGGCCTGGGCGGAAAGATCGACAAAGACAATGTCCTTTCAGCTGTTGACAA GTACGAGAAGTATCATGGCTATTATGGAGGTGAAGAGGAGGAGAGAAAGGCCAACTACACGGACATG GTGAACAAATACTATGACCTTGTAACCAGCTTCTATGAATATGGATGGGGAGAATCTTTCCATTTTGCCCCAAG GTGGAAAGGAGAATCTCTCCGAGAAAGCATTAAGCGACATGAGCATTTCTTAGCTTTACAATTAGGCTTAAAACCTGGACAGAAG GTGCTAGATGTTGGGTGTGGAATTGGAGGACCATTAAGAGAAATTTCTAAATTCAG CTCAACATCTGTTACTGGTCTGAACAACAATGAATATCAGATTGTAAGAGGAAAG GCACTGAACCGTGCTGAGGGAGTGGAGAAGACCTGCGACTTTGTTAAG GCTGATTTCATGAAAATGCCATTTACTGACAACACTTTCGATGCGGTATATGCAATTGAAGCTACCTGCCATGCTCCCGACCCG GTTGGATGCTATAAAGAGATCTATAGAGTGTTGAAGCCTGGTCAATATTTTGCTGCATACGAATGGTGTATGACAAGTTCCTTTGATCCGAATAATGAAGGGCACAAGAAAATCAAg GCAGAAATAGAACTAGGGAATGGGCTCCCAGATATCAGATTTACAGGACAGTGTCTAGAAGCTTTGAAGAAAGCAGGTTTTGAA GTTGTATGGGAGAAAGATCTTGTAGAAGACTCAGCACTTCCATGGTACTTGCCTTTGGATAAAAGTCACTTCTCGCTGAGTGGTTTCCGGTTAACAGCTGCTGGACGCTTTGTTACCAAAAACCTG GTGAAGGCGTTAGAATATGTGGGTATAGCCCCCAAAGGAAGTCAAAGGGTTCAAGAGTTCTTAGAGAAAGCTGCTGAAGGGCTAGTTGAAGGTGGAAG GAAAGAGATCTTCACACCACTGTATTTCTTCGTTGCTCGGAAACCTCATTCAGAAGACAGCCAGTAA
- the LOC124938323 gene encoding DNA-directed RNA polymerases II, IV and V subunit 11 has translation MNAPDRYERFVVPEGTKKVSYERDTKIINAASFTIEREDHTIGNIVRMQLHRDENVLFAGYKLPHPLQYKIIVRIHTTSQSSPMQAYNQAINNLDKELDHLKNAFEAELAKKEY, from the exons aTGAACGCTCCAGATCGTTACGAAAGATTTGTGGTGCCTGAGGGCACAAAGAA GGTTTCATACGAGCGTGACACCAAGATCATTAATGCAGCTTCTTTCACCATTGAGAGAGAGGATCATACAATCGGAAACATAGTTCGCAT GCAATTGCACAGGGACGAGAATGTCCTTTTTGCTGGCTATAAGCTTCCTCATCCTCTTCAGTACAAAATCATTGTCAGG ATCCACACAACTAGCCAATCTTCACCGATGCAGGCATATAACCAGGCCATCAATAACCTGGACAAGGAGCTTGATCATCTGAAAAATGCATTTGAG GCTGAGTTAGCAAAGAAGGAGTACTGA